Proteins from a single region of Caloramator sp. E03:
- a CDS encoding CPBP family intramembrane glutamic endopeptidase has product MEGNMNYFEIFKDVSVVFFIAIPPWLALRKYLKNYLNRAFLTIFFITYIIATLLTQNVFPFILVVLCFYFAIKMKDNFEVLYYLRPIKEKKTEIILYCLFFRFIIYIINVFYASLLEYVGIKVKAQDIYEIFLNAGWIKVIFLFAMTVVFAPIVEEFTFRHILYRGLSKKIGKQLSAALTSFLFALIHYNLAGFVSFFGIGIYNCYLYEKYGYRAAVVNHFIFNFISVLLILLIKIFNIPTVMT; this is encoded by the coding sequence ATGGAAGGGAATATGAATTACTTTGAGATATTTAAGGATGTTTCGGTAGTATTTTTCATTGCAATTCCTCCGTGGCTTGCATTAAGAAAATATCTAAAAAACTATTTAAATAGAGCATTCTTAACCATTTTTTTTATTACATATATTATAGCAACTCTTTTAACGCAAAACGTCTTTCCATTTATTTTGGTAGTTTTATGTTTTTATTTTGCCATTAAGATGAAAGATAATTTTGAAGTACTTTATTATTTAAGACCCATAAAAGAAAAGAAAACAGAAATAATATTATATTGTCTTTTTTTTAGATTTATAATTTATATTATAAATGTTTTTTATGCATCTTTATTGGAATATGTTGGTATTAAAGTAAAGGCTCAGGATATATATGAAATATTTTTAAATGCAGGATGGATTAAAGTAATATTTTTGTTTGCCATGACTGTTGTTTTTGCACCTATTGTTGAGGAATTTACTTTCAGGCATATTTTATATAGAGGGCTTTCAAAAAAAATTGGGAAACAACTTTCAGCAGCATTAACGAGCTTTTTATTTGCTCTTATTCACTATAACTTAGCTGGATTTGTATCATTTTTTGGGATAGGTATTTATAACTGCTATCTTTATGAAAAATATGGATATAGAGCTGCAGTTGTAAATCATTTTATTTTTAACTTCATCTCAGTTCTTCTAATATTGTTAATTAAGATATTTAATATTCCAACTGTGATGACATAA